One stretch of Gadus macrocephalus chromosome 12, ASM3116895v1 DNA includes these proteins:
- the prpf38a gene encoding pre-mRNA-splicing factor 38A, translating into MANRTVKDANSIHGTNPQYLVEKIIRTRIYESKYWKEECFGLTAELVVDKAMELKFVGGVYGGNIKPTPFLCLTLKMLQIQPEKDIIVEFIKNEDFKYVRLLGAMYMRLTGTSVDCYKYLEPLYNDYRKIKSQNRNGEFEVMHVDEFIDELLHAERMCDIILPRLQKRQVLEEAELLDTRISALEEDLDEVESSDEEDEEEEKPERIPTPEAHRRSYRDNDRPRRSPSPRYRRSRSPRRRSRSPKRRSPSPRRERREHRSKSPPRRHRSRSRDRRHRSKSPGHHRSHRHRSHSKSPERSSKKSHKKSRRGND; encoded by the exons ATGGCTAACAGGACCGTGAAAGACGCCAACAGCATCCATGGCACCAACCCTCAGTATCTGGTGGAGAAGATCATTAGGACTCGGATCTACGAGTCGAAGTACTGGAAGGAGGAGTGCTTCGGCCTGACCG CCGAGCTGGTGGTGGACAAGGCCATGGAGCTGAAGTTCGTCGGAGGGGTTTACGGAGGGAACATCAAACCCACCCCCTTCCTCTGCCTCACGCTGAAGATGCTACAGATCCAACCAGAGAAAGACATCATCGTGGAGTTCATCAAGAACGAGGATTTCAA ATACGTCCGCCTGCTTGGAGCCATGTACATGAGGCTGACGGGCACCTCGGTGGATTGTTACAAATACCTGGAGCCTCTATACAACGACTACAGGAAAATCAAGAGTCAGAACCGGAATGGAG AGTTTGAGGTGATGCACGTGGACGAGTTCATCGACGAACTCCTTCACGCGGAGAGGATGTGTGACATCATCCTGCCCAGGCTGCAG aaACGGCAGGTCCTTGAGGAGGCCGAACTCTTGGACACGCGCATCAGTGCCCTGGAGGAAGAcctggatgaggtggagagcagcgacgaggaagacgaggaggaggaaaag CCGGAGAGGATACCCACCCCTGAGGCTCACAGACGGAGTTACCGTGACAACGACAGGCCCCGCCGCTCCCCCTCACCGCGCTACCGACGCAGCCGCTCGCCCAGACG GAGGAGCCGGTCCCCCAAGAGGAGAAG CCCGTCCCCGAGGAGAGAGCGCAGGGAGCACCGCAGCAAGAGCCCCCCCCGGAGGCACCGGAGCCGGTCCCGGGACCGCCGCCACCGCTCCAAGTCCCCTG GGCACCACAGAAGTCACAGACATCGCAGTCACTCAAAGTCTCCAGAGAG GAGTTCAAAGAAAAGTCACAAGAAGAGCCGAAGAGGAAACGACTAG
- the LOC132469717 gene encoding interferon-induced protein with tetratricopeptide repeats 5-like, translating to MSAVPSPPTLRARLETFECHFTWNLNSHRNHLFLLRDKLEDIDTEDGNLWLGHIYNLQAHIHFLLASEEETPGSTMSDALRCFGQAGEAFRQVRNTVADEGPWLLVNYGNLAWLHYRRDEWSESLAYLGKAEALLREYPSPIQGQPHQEVLAEKAWTLMNFGQDGKRSAVELFRKAIEVEPACPVEWTTSHALALAFSSPPDDSSPEQEADVLETLRRAVEGDPDNLYVAAVYLERRAMTDSRGIAERARELTKEVLKRSQTSYSGIRPLLRVYRMHVSLDEAIDVANEALERHPTKRHLKFGLASCYKWKIFSDGDSPLIEGLRRRAIGLYEELCSLYPHSFLLEKITLASLYAQSSNHDNTEADKIYKELLEIDLEPAQRQIIYNKYAKFLNFILQDRQGSIEYHMKAAEMLHSSWFRRNSIHILTQIKNRRMNRMCGEIEDFLAQLPL from the exons ATGAG TGCGGTTCCAAGTCCCCCGACCCTGAGGGCCCGACTGGAGACCTTCGAGTGCCACTTCACGTGGAACCTGAACAGCCACAGAAACCACCTTTTCCTTCTCAGGGACAAACTGGAGGATATCGACACCGAGGACGGCAACCTCTGGCTGGGACACATCTACAACCTGCAGGCCCACATCCACTTCCTCCTGGCCTCTGAAGAGGAGACCCCAGGCTCCACCATGAGCGACGCGCTGCGCTGCTTCGGCCAGGCGGGGGAGGCCTTCCGGCAGGTGAGGAACACCGTGGCAGACGAGGGTCCCTGGCTTCTGGTCAACTACGGCAACCTGGCCTGGCTGCACTACCGACGGGACGAGTGGTCCGAGAGCCTCGCGTACTTGGGCAAGGCGGAGGCACTGCTGCGAGAATACCCGTCTCCGATTCAGGGGCAGCCCCATCAGGAGGTCCTGGCCGAGAAAGCATGGACCCTCATGAACTTCGGCCAGGACGGCAAACGCAGTGCGGTGGAGCTCTTCAGGAAAGCCATCGAGGTGGAACCAGCATGCCCCGTGGAGTGGACCACCAGCCACGCGTTGGCCTTGGCGTTTTCTTCTCCTCCAGACGACTCGTCACCAGAGCAGGAGGCGGACGTCTTGGAGACCCTGAGACGCGCCGTTGAAGGCGATCCAGACAACTTGTACGTGGCTGCGGTGTACCTCGAGAGACGCGCCATGACCGACAGCAGAGGGATCGCAGAGCGAGCCCGTGAGCTGACCAAGGAGGTGCTGAAAAGGTCCCAGACCAGCTACAGCGGGATCCGACCCCTGCTGAGAGTCTACAGAATGCACGTGTCCCTTGATGAGGCCATCGACGTGGCGAACGAGGCTCTAGAGAGGCATCCGACCAAACGGCATCTCAAATTCGGCCTGGCGAGCTGCTACAAGTGGAAGATCTTCTCGGACGGTGACAGTCCCTTGATCGAGGGCCTGAGGAGACGAGCCATCGGTCTCTATGAGGAGCTGTGCAGCCTGTATCCTCATTCTTTCCTATTGGAGAAGATCACCCTGGCGAGTTTGTACGCACAGTCAAGCAATCACGACAACACGGAGGCTGACAAGATATATAAGGAGTTGTTGGAAATTGACTTAGAGCCAGCCCAGCGGCAAATAATTTACAACAAATATGCGAAATTCCTCAACTTCATCCTTCAAGACCGACAGGGATCAATAGAGTATCACATGAAGGCAGCAGAAATGCTGCATTCCTCCTGGTTTCGGAGAAACAGCATACACATTCTGACCCAGATTAAGAATAGAAGGATGAACCGAATGTGTGGAGAAATTGAGGACTTTCTGGCCCAACTACCCTTATAG